Proteins from one Hypanus sabinus isolate sHypSab1 unplaced genomic scaffold, sHypSab1.hap1 scaffold_1135, whole genome shotgun sequence genomic window:
- the LOC132386381 gene encoding RNA-binding protein 25-like: MDREREIGYTKHKGTERRRERIHKTQGAERRRDWIHKTQRDREREREDIQNTMGQRERIYNTKGQRDGERIHKTQRDRERERIYKTQRDRERGYTKHKGTERRRERINKGTERERDRIHKTKGQRDGEREDTQNTEGQREREREDTQNTKVQRERERGYTNHKGTERRREMIHKTQRDRETEREHTQNTRGRETERLDTQNTKGQREREDTQNTNGQRRRERGYTKHKGMERRRERIHKTQRDRDGERGYTKLKGTERERIYKAQRDRETEREHTQNTKGQRERIHKTQRDRETERERERRYHKHKGTERERGYTKHERTETEREDTQNTKGQRDRGRGYTKQKGTERERGYTKHKGTEREDIQNTKGQRRRERERERIHQTQRDREKEDTQNTKGHRERGYTKHKGTERERIHKTQRDRETERERGYTKYKGTERGYTKHRDGEREDTQNTKGQRDGEREDTQNTKR; encoded by the exons atggacagagagagagagataggatacacaaaacacaaagggacagagagacggagagagaggatacacaaaactcaaggggcagagagacggagagactggatacacaaaacacaaagggacagagagagagagagagaggatatacaaaacacaatgggacagagagagaggatatacaacacaaagggacagagagatggagagaggatacacaaaacacaaagggacagagagagagagaggatatacaaaacacaaagggacagagagagaggatacacaaaacacaaagggacagagagacggagagagaggataaacaaagggacagagagagagagagataggatacacaaaacaaagggacagagagacggagagagagaggatacgcaaaacacggagggacagagagagagagagagagaggatacacaaaacacaaag gtacagagagagagagagagaggatacacaaaccacaaagggacagagagacggagagagatgatacacaaaacacaaagggacagagagacagagagagagcatacacaaaacacaaggggcagagagacggagagactggatacacaaaacacaaagggacagagagagagagaggatacacaaaacacgaacggTCAGAGACggcgagagagaggatacacaaaacacaaagggatggagagacggagagagaggatacacaaaacacaaagggacagagacggagagagaggatacacaaaactcaaagggacagagagagagagaatatacaaagcacaaagggacagagagacagagagagagcatacacaaaacacaaagggacagagagagaggatacacaaaacacaaagggacagagagacggaaagagagagagagagaagataccacaaacacaaagggacagagagagagagaggatacacaaaacacgaacggacagagacggagagagaggatacacaaaacacaaagggacagagagacagagggagaggatacacaaaacagaaagggacagagagagagagaggatacacaaaacacaaagggacagaaagagaggatatacaaaacacaaagggacagagaaggagagagagagagagagagaggatacaccaaacacaaagggacagagagaaagaggatacacaaaacacaaagggacacagagagagaggatacacaaaacacaaagggacagagagagagaggatacacaaaacacaaagggacagagagacggagagagagagaggatacacaaaatacaaagggacagagagaggatacacaaaacacagagacggagagagagaggatacacaaaacacaaagggacagagagacggagagagagaggatacacaaaacacaaagcgaTAG